One Streptomyces hundungensis DNA segment encodes these proteins:
- a CDS encoding helix-turn-helix domain-containing protein, translating into MSTVAPASDVRRHELAEFLRSRRERITPEQVGLPPGRRRRTPGLRREEVAQLSAVGVTWYTWLEQARDIQVSPQVLDALARALLLDPSERSHLFALAGALDPAPNAACPSVTPALRAMLDQLGPIPACVQNSRYDILAYNSTYGRLLCDLDTLAPEDRNCLWLTFTDPDWRASVVDLAEMNRVMAAKFRASMAEHLTEPAWKALLARLEGASAEFREVWARHEVVGQGGKTKYLRNAHVGLLCVEHTNLWLGPSAGPRLVMYVPSDDETRERLERLRALAESDQALASAGV; encoded by the coding sequence ATGAGCACTGTGGCCCCCGCAAGCGATGTCCGCCGCCATGAGCTGGCCGAATTCCTGCGCAGCCGCCGCGAACGCATCACCCCCGAGCAGGTCGGCCTGCCCCCCGGCCGGCGCCGGCGCACCCCGGGGCTGCGCCGCGAGGAGGTCGCGCAGCTCTCCGCCGTCGGCGTCACCTGGTACACCTGGCTGGAGCAGGCCCGTGACATCCAGGTCTCCCCGCAGGTCCTGGACGCCCTCGCGCGGGCCCTGCTGCTCGACCCCAGCGAGCGCAGCCATCTGTTCGCGCTGGCCGGCGCGCTGGACCCGGCGCCCAACGCGGCGTGCCCGAGCGTGACGCCGGCGCTGCGCGCGATGCTGGACCAGCTCGGCCCGATCCCGGCCTGCGTCCAGAACAGCCGGTACGACATCCTCGCGTACAACTCCACCTACGGGCGGCTGCTGTGCGACCTCGACACGCTCGCGCCCGAGGACCGCAACTGCCTGTGGCTGACCTTCACCGACCCCGACTGGCGGGCGTCGGTGGTGGATCTCGCCGAGATGAACCGGGTGATGGCCGCCAAGTTCCGCGCCTCGATGGCCGAGCACCTGACCGAGCCGGCGTGGAAGGCGCTCCTCGCGCGCCTTGAGGGGGCTTCGGCGGAGTTCCGCGAGGTGTGGGCCCGGCACGAGGTGGTCGGCCAGGGCGGCAAGACGAAGTATCTGCGCAACGCCCACGTCGGGCTGTTGTGCGTCGAGCACACCAATCTGTGGCTCGGCCCCTCCGCGGGTCCGCGCCTGGTGATGTACGTGCCCTCGGACGACGAGACCCGCGAGCGCCTGGAGCGGTTGCGGGCGCTCGCGGAGTCCGATCAGGCGTTGGCGTCGGCCGGGGTCTGA
- a CDS encoding MFS transporter, whose protein sequence is MSEPNHRRRMLILAICCMSLLIVSLDNTVLNVALPSMQKEFHAGVSGMQWTIDAYTLVLASLLMLSGSTADRVGRRRIFKLGLIVFTIGSLLCSLAPNLESLVAFRMVQAVGGSMLNPVAMSIITNTFTDPRERARAIGVWGGVVGISMAAGPIVGGVLVESVGWRSIFWLNLPIGLLALALTWRYVPESRAPKPRRADPVGQLLIIALLGSLTYAIIEVPSAGWDSPQILAFAAIAVASLAALLVYEPRRAEPLIDLRFFRSAPFSGATVIAVSAFSALSGFLFLNTLYLQNARGLSALNAGLYMLPMAALTFVCAPLSGRLVGSRGPRLSLLIAGVAMAASGLLFAAFDAERTTALLFTGYVLFGLGFGMVNAPITNTAVSGMPRSQAGVAAAVASTSRQIGQTLGVAVIGAVLAGGMAGVASGAYADRFPDAARPAWWIITGCGLSVLGVGLATSGRWARESARRTAQRLQAPAVQTPADANA, encoded by the coding sequence ATGTCCGAGCCGAACCACCGTCGACGGATGCTGATCCTGGCGATCTGCTGCATGAGCCTCCTGATCGTCAGCCTCGACAACACCGTCCTCAACGTCGCCCTCCCCTCCATGCAGAAGGAGTTCCACGCCGGGGTCTCCGGAATGCAGTGGACCATCGACGCCTACACCCTGGTCCTCGCCTCCCTGCTGATGCTGTCGGGCTCGACCGCCGACCGCGTCGGCCGCCGCAGGATCTTCAAGCTGGGCCTGATCGTGTTCACGATCGGCTCCCTGCTCTGCTCGCTCGCCCCCAACCTGGAATCCCTCGTGGCCTTCCGGATGGTGCAGGCGGTCGGCGGCTCGATGCTCAACCCCGTCGCGATGTCGATCATCACCAACACCTTCACCGACCCCCGCGAACGGGCTCGCGCCATCGGCGTCTGGGGCGGCGTAGTCGGCATCTCGATGGCCGCGGGGCCCATCGTCGGCGGTGTGCTCGTGGAATCAGTCGGCTGGCGCTCCATCTTCTGGCTCAACCTGCCCATCGGCCTGCTCGCCCTCGCCCTGACCTGGCGTTACGTCCCCGAATCCCGCGCCCCCAAGCCCCGCCGCGCCGACCCGGTCGGCCAGCTGTTGATCATCGCGCTGCTCGGCTCGCTGACGTACGCGATCATCGAGGTGCCCAGCGCCGGATGGGACTCGCCGCAGATCCTCGCCTTCGCCGCGATCGCCGTCGCCTCGCTCGCCGCCCTCCTGGTGTACGAGCCCCGACGCGCCGAACCCCTCATCGACCTGCGCTTCTTCCGCAGCGCCCCGTTCAGCGGCGCCACCGTCATCGCGGTCTCGGCGTTCTCCGCGCTCAGCGGCTTCCTGTTCCTCAACACCCTCTACCTCCAGAACGCCCGCGGTCTGAGCGCCCTCAACGCGGGCCTGTACATGCTGCCGATGGCCGCGCTCACCTTCGTCTGCGCGCCCCTGTCGGGACGGCTCGTCGGCAGCCGGGGGCCGCGCCTGTCGCTGCTGATCGCCGGGGTCGCGATGGCCGCGAGCGGGCTGCTGTTCGCCGCCTTCGACGCGGAGCGCACCACCGCGCTGCTCTTCACCGGATACGTCCTGTTCGGACTGGGCTTCGGCATGGTGAACGCGCCCATCACCAACACCGCGGTCTCCGGAATGCCCCGCTCACAGGCGGGCGTGGCCGCCGCGGTCGCCTCCACCAGCCGCCAGATCGGCCAGACCCTGGGGGTCGCCGTGATCGGCGCGGTGCTGGCGGGCGGCATGGCGGGCGTGGCCTCCGGCGCGTACGCCGACCGCTTCCCCGACGCGGCACGGCCCGCCTGGTGGATCATCACGGGGTGCGGCCTGAGCGTGCTGGGCGTGGGCCTGGCGACCAGCGGGCGCTGGGCCCGCGAATCGGCCCGGCGGACCGCGCAGCGCCTTCAGGCGCCCGCCGTTCAGACCCCGGCCGACGCCAACGCCTGA